The nucleotide sequence AGCCCCGGGGAGCGGCGAGCAGGACACGGCGGCGGCCAGGCGAAGCAGTCATGTGTCCCATCGTAAGGGTGCGTCCGGCCGCGCCCGGCGTCCGTCGCCCGGCCTTCGCCGAACGGTCACCGGGGTTGTCGGTGGCGGCCGATAGTCTCGGGCGCATGGCTGTGAACACGTCCGCGGACGCGCCGTTGCCCGTCGGCGAGGTCTCGCGGCTCATCGGGAGCTGGATCGACCGGCTCGGCGCGGTGTGGGTCGAGGGGCAGATCACCCAGTTGTCGCGGCGTCCGGGGGCCGGTGTGGTCTTCCTGACGCTGCGGGACCCGGCGCGGGACATCTCGGTGGGCGTGACCTGCTTCCGGCAGGTCTTCGAGGCGGTCGCGGACGTCGTCGGCGAGGGCGCGCGGGTCGTCGTCCACGCGAAGCCGGAGTGGTACGCGCCGCGGGGCCAGCTGTCGCTGCGGGCCGTCGAGATACGGCCGGTGGGCGTCGGCGAGCTGCTGGCGCGGCTCGAGCAGCTGAAGAAGTCGCTGGCCGCGGAGGGCCTGTTCGCGCCCGCGCGGAAGAAGCCGCTGCCCTTCCTGCCGCAGCTGGTCGGGCTGGTGTGCGGGCGGGCGTCCGCCGCCGAGCGGGACGTCCTGGAGAACGCCCGGCACCGCTGGCCCGCCGTCCGCTTCGAGGTGCGCAACGTCGCCGTCCAGGGGGTGCACGCGGTGACGCAGGTGGTCCAGGCGGTGAAGGAGCTGGACGCCCTGGACGAGGTGGACGTGATCATCGTCGCGCGCGGCGGCGGCAGCGTGGAGGATCTGCTGCCGTTCTCCGACGAGCGGCTGGTCCGGGCGGTCGCCGACTGCCGCACACCGGTCGTCTCGGCGATCGGGCACGAGCCGGACAGTCCTCTGCTCGACCATGTGGCCGACCTGCGCGCCTCGACGCCGACCGACGCCGCGAAGAAGGTCGTCCCGGACGTGGGCGAGGAGCTGGAGCGGGTGCGGATGCTGCGGGGGCGGGCGCGGCGCTGCGCGCAGGCGTTCCTGGAGCGTGAGGAACGCGGGCTGGCCCACGCGCTCGCGCGGCCCGTGATGCAGGATCCGCACCGGATGGTCGACGAGCGGGCCGATCACGTCTCCTCGCTGACCGACCGCTCGCGGCGCACGCTCGGGCATCTCCTGGACCGTGCCGACTCGGAACTGACGCACACGCACGCGCGCGTGGTGGCCCTGTCGCCCGCCGCGACGCTGAAGCGCGGGTACGCGGTGCTCCAGAAGGCCGACGGGCACGTGGTCCGGGA is from Streptomyces asoensis and encodes:
- the xseA gene encoding exodeoxyribonuclease VII large subunit; this translates as MAVNTSADAPLPVGEVSRLIGSWIDRLGAVWVEGQITQLSRRPGAGVVFLTLRDPARDISVGVTCFRQVFEAVADVVGEGARVVVHAKPEWYAPRGQLSLRAVEIRPVGVGELLARLEQLKKSLAAEGLFAPARKKPLPFLPQLVGLVCGRASAAERDVLENARHRWPAVRFEVRNVAVQGVHAVTQVVQAVKELDALDEVDVIIVARGGGSVEDLLPFSDERLVRAVADCRTPVVSAIGHEPDSPLLDHVADLRASTPTDAAKKVVPDVGEELERVRMLRGRARRCAQAFLEREERGLAHALARPVMQDPHRMVDERADHVSSLTDRSRRTLGHLLDRADSELTHTHARVVALSPAATLKRGYAVLQKADGHVVRDPAEVTAAETLRARVAEGEFTVRTEDVGGRVRSGDQAADDNDDRE